Genomic window (Streptomyces yatensis):
AGCCGCCCACCCAGCCGGGCGCCGCCGCCTGCCCGGTGAAGCACGGGAAGTGATCCCATGAGGCCTCATATCAAGCCGCTGGTGAAGCAGTTGCTCGGCTCCCGGGAGATCAGCCTGCACACCGCGGAGCCGGCCGACACCCTGCACGCTCCCTCGCGGCCCTACCCGAACGGGTGGTTCTGTCTGGCCTTCAGCGACGAGCTGCGGGCCGGGTCCCTCACCACCCGGCGGCTCGCGGGCGCCGAGGTCGTCCTCTACCGGACGGCCAAGGGCGTACTGCGGGCGGTCCGGCCCCAGTGCCCGCACCTCGGAGCCCATCTCGGCGTCGGCGGATCGGTCGAGGGCGAGGACATCGTCTGCCCCTTCCACCGGTTCGCCTTCGACCCGTCCGGTGCCTGTGTGCGCACGGGTTACGACCAGCCGCCGCCGAAGGCGTCGCTCACCCAGTACCCGGTGTGCGAGGCCAACGGCGGTGTCTACGTGTGGTGGCACGCCCTCGGCATGCCCCCGCAGTGGGACGTCCCGCTCTTCCCGATGGACGACCGGCAGCCGTTCAGCCACGCCACGTTCGACATCGCCGGTCATCCGCAGGACGTCATCGAGAACGCCTTCGACTGGGGCCATCTGCCGGCCCTGCACGGTCTGGAGGAGGTCGACATCGAGGGCCTGCCGGTGACGGGGGAACCGGTCAGCACGGTCACCGCGACCGCCCGGAACACGATGATGCGGGGGTTCCACCAGTCCTACACGCTCACGGTGATCGGGCTCGCCACCATCGCGGCACGGACGGTCCTGCCCGCGGGCGCGGGAAGCCTGTATGTGATGCTCCACGCGACCCCGACCGCCCCGGGCCGGATGCAGGTCCGCTTCGGCACCAAGCTGGAGCTGAACGGACTCCCGGGGGTGCCGGACTGGCTGGGGCGCCCGGCGGTGATGCCCGTGGCCCGGCTGCTCAGCGAAGTCCTGCAACGGGTGGGCAGTGTCGACACCGGCGCTGACCTGCTGATGTGGCACCACCAGGAGCACGTCGCCCACCCCCGGCTCGCCAAGGGCGACGGTCCGATCGGCCGGTACCGGCAGTGGGCGCAGCAGTTCTACACGGAACCCTCGGCCGATCTGGTCCCTCCGCGGCCCGAGCCCTCCGAGGTGAGCCGCTCGGAGGAGTGAGCGCGGGCGACAGGGCACGGGTGGGCGGTGTCGCCGGTCGACCTCGACCGGCGACGGCCGGACGACGGGGCCCCGGGGCGGATCGAAGGCGCTTCTACGAGCACGAGGGAGAAATGGGCATGGCCATGTCATCGGACCGGGCGGTTCCGGAGCCCCTGGGCGACCCCGGCGACATCGAGACGGAACTGCTGCACCACCTCGAACTGCGTACCGGGAAGACCTGGTCGGCCGACGCGGATGTCTTCGGCTCCGGCGGGCTGTCCTCGCTCTTCGCCATGGAGCTGGTGGTGCACCTGGAGCGGACGTACGGCATCGCCGTACGCGGCGCGGATCTCCAGATGGACAACTTCAGGACCGCGCGGAGCATGGCCGCGCTGGTCGGCCGCCTCCGCCGGCCGACCGTGGACGGCCCCGGCGCGTGACGCCGCCGCGGTGGCCCCCATGATCACCGGACTGGGTCGGCTGCCCGGGCGGCCGACCCGCGCACGTCATCGAACGCACCGTCGGTCGCGCAGTGAGCGGGACCGGTTCACATGATCCGCCGGACATGACCCAAGCCGCCCAGCCTGCCGGAGCATGTTCAGCCTCTGGCCACCACGCAGAAGGGATGCCCAGCCGGATCGGTGAGGACTCGCCAGCGATCTTCATTCGGCTGGTGATCCGGCTTGCCCGCGCCCAAATCCAGTAGCCAGGCCTCGGCCTTGTCCAGGTCGTCGACGTCGAAGTCCAGGTGGAACTGCTGGGGAACGATTTGGTCGGGCCAGCGGGGAGCCTGGTAGTCGTCGACCCGCTGGAAACCGATGAAGAGTCCGTCCTCACGGAGGAGTCCGGCAAAGTCGGCGTTGGACTTCGGATGCGTTTCGAGGCCGGTGGCCTGCTGATAGAACGCTGCCAGCACCAGGGGGTCGGCGCAGTCGAGTGTTATCGCGGACAACTTCATCAGCGGTGGCATGGCAGCTCCGGGCCGGTCGGTGACCTTCGCGATGTCACACACTAATGGGTCAGCCCTGCCCAACTCATGCGCCCGCGACCGAAGAACACCCCCGGTGCGCCCGCGACCGAAGAACACCTCCGCCAGGGCGTGCCGGCCGACACATCCGCACGGCCGTCGCTCGCGTTCAGGTGTCCATGGCCGGCAGCCCGGGCAACAGCTTCTCCAGCGTGATGGGGAAGTCGCGCACCCGCACACCGGTGGCGTTGAACACCGCGTTCGCCACCGCCGCACCAGACCCGCAGATGCCCAGCTCACCGATGCCCTTCGCGCCGAGGACGTTGGCCTTGTCGTCGTATCCGTCCAGGACGACCGCCTCGACGTCGGGGATGTCGGCGTTGACGGGGACCAGGTATTGCGCGAGGTCCCGGTTGACGAAGGCGCCGGAGCGTGGGTCGACGACGGCCTCTTCCTCGAGGGCGGCGCCGACGCCCCAGATCATGCCGCCGATCAGCTGCGAGCGGGCCGTCCTCGGGTTGAGCAGGCGGCCCACGGAGAACACGCCGAGCATCCGCCGCAGACGGATCTCGGCGGTGTCCGCGTCGACGCCCACTTCGGCGAAATGGGCTCCATAGGTGTGGATCGAGTAGTTGGTGTAGTTGGGCTCATCGCCCATGAAGCGCGTCTCGCCCTCCGCCGCCACACCGTCGGGGTGGTGGCGTGCGACCAGCTCGCTCAGCGGCTCCGACGCGCCACCGATGCGCACATCGCCGTCGGAGAACACCGCGTCCGCCGGGTCCAGGCCCCGCAGCGCGGAGCGCGCGTCGTCGTGCGCCTCGGCCAGCAGTTTCTCGCGCAGCGCCGCGCACGCCCGGTGCACCGCGGTGCTGGAGTTCGCGGCGCCCCACGAGCCACCGGATCCCCAGCTGGTGGGGTTGTCGGAACGCCCGAGCTCGATGCGCACCCGGTCGGCCGACAGGCCGAGCCCGGCGGCCGAGACCTGGGTGAGGATGGTGTACGTGCCGGTGCCGATGTCGGTCATGTCCGTCTGGACGACGGCGGTGCCGTCCGCCTCCAACCGCACCCGGGCCGCGGCCGGCCCTTGGAGATGCACCCGGATGGCGACGGCCATCCCGTAGCCGACCAGCCACCGTCCCTCGCGCCTGCTCGCAGGAGTGGTGGGGCGTTGCTCCCAGCCGAACCGGCTCGCGCCCTCACGCAGGCATTCGACCAGGTGCCGGTCGCTGTACGGCACGCCTCGCTCGGGGTCGAGGGTGGGCTCATTGCGGATCCGCAGCTCGACCGGGTCCATCCCGAGCGTATCGGCCAGCTCGTCCATCGCCGACTCGACCGCCAGCAGGCCCGGTTCCTCGCCCGGCGCGCGGACATCCGTCCCACGCGGCAGGTCGAGTGGCGTGAGCCGGTGACTGGTGAGCCGGTGGGGCGCGGCGTAGAGGCTGCGGCTGGTGGCGGCGGTCTGCTCGGCGTACTCCACGTCCGGGTTGGTGTGCATGGTGACGTCATGGGCGATCGCGGCCAGCCGCCCGTCGCGCTCCGCGCCCAGCCGGACCCGCTGGCTCGATGTGGAGCGCATGCCGATGAGCTGGAAGATCTGCTGCCGGGTCATCGCGACCTTGACCGGGTGGTCCAGCTCGCGGGCGGCGAGCGCCGCCAGGATCGTCTCGGAGTGGATGCCCAGCTTGGATCCGAACCCCCCGCCGACGAAGGGGGAGAAGACATGAATCCGTGCCGGGTCGATCCGCAGCGTATTGGCGATCGATGCCTGCGCCGCGTCGACGATCTGGGAGCTGACATAGACGATCAGGTCCTCGTCACGCGGCGCCACCAGGCACGCGTTCGGCTCGATGGGCATGGAGAACTCATACGGCGTCGTGTAGAGCTGGTCGATCTTGACCGCCGCGCCGGCGAATCCGGCATCGAAATCGCCCACTGACGTGTCCGTGGGCAGTCCGGCGTTGACCGTTTTCGGGACGTACGCCTCGCCTTCGTGCTCGGCGAAGGCGAACCGCCCCCGCCCGCCCGCGTACTCCACCTCGATGAGCTCGGCCGCCGCCCGGGCCTGCTCGAAGGTCTCGGCGACGACCAGCGCCACCGGCTCGCCGTAGTAGTGGACGTCCGGGCCGGTCAGCACCGGCTGGGCGCGCCAGTATTCGAACGGAATGGACTCATCGCGGATGCCCTGCTCGGGGGCGTTGAGATGCGTCATCACCATGCGCACTCCCGGTGCGCCTTCGGCGTCCTCGGTGTCGATCCCGATGATGCGGCCCTTGCCGATCGTCGCGCCGACGATGAACCCGTAGAGCGGTTGGCCGGCCTCCCAGTGCTCGTAGGCGTAGGCGGCCCGGCCGGCCACCTTCAGCGGGCCGTCGACACGCTGTATGGCTTGCCCGATCATCGCGCCTCCTCAGCTCGCCCGGGCCGCTTGCGCCAGCGTGCGGCACAGCGTGCGCTTGGCCAGCTCGATCTTGAAGTCGTTGTCACCCCGCCCGACGGCGTCGCGCATCGCGGCCTCGGCCGCGTCGCGATAGGTGGCCATCGTGGCCGGACGGCCCGTCAGCGCGGCCTCCGCCTCGACGGACCGCCACGGCTTGTGCGCCACTCCGCCGAACGCCACGCGTGCCCCGCCGATCGTTCCCTGATCGGCCGAGACGATGGCCGCCACCGAGACCAGCGCGAACTCGTAGGACGCCCGGTCGCGCACCTTGCGGTAGATCTGCCGGCCCGGCGGGGGCGAGGGCAGCGCCACGGCCGTGATCATCTCATCGGGAGCCAGCACCGTCTCGATGTGCGGGGTGTCGCCCGGCAGCCGGTAGAAGTCCGTGATGGCGACGCGGCGCTCCGAGCCGTCGGCCCGGAGCAGTTCGATCTCCGCGTCGAGCGCGGCCATCGCGACGGCCATGTCCGAGGGATGGGTGGCGATGCAGGAGTCGCTGGCACCGAGGATCGCGTGTATCCGGTTGAACCCGCCGATCGCCGCGCAGCCGGATCCGGGGTTCCGCTTGTTGCAGCCCGCGGCCGTGTCGTAGAAGTAGGGACAGCGCGTGCGCTGCAGCAGGTTTCCGCCGGTGGACGCCTTGTTGCGCAACTGGCCCGAGGCGCCCGATACCAGCGCCTCCGACAGCATCGGATAGCGCGTGCGCACCCGGGCATCGGCCGCTACGTCGGAATTCCGCGTCTGGGCGCCGATGCGCAGCCCGCCGTCCGGCAGCTCCTCGATGTCCCGCAGCGGAAGCCGGCTGATGTCGACCAGATGGCTGGGATCCTCGATGTCGAGCTTCATCAGGTCGAGCAGATTGGTGCCGCCACTGATGAACTTCGCGCCGGTGCGCGCCACCGCGGTGACGGCGTCCTGTGTGTCCGTCGCCCGCTCGTAGGTGAAGGACCTCATCGCCGGCCTCCCTCCGCGCTGTCGCGGATGGCCGCGACGATGTTCGGATAGGCGGCGCACCGGCAGATGTTGCCGCTCATCCGCTCGCGGATCTCGTCATCGGTCAACGCGATCCGCGGCGCGGACACGTCGGCGGTGGCGTGGCTGGGCCAGCCCGCCGCCACCTCGGCGAGCATGCCGACGGCCGAACAGATCTGGCCGGGAGTGCAGTAGCCGCATTGGAAGCCGTCACGCTCGACGAAGGCCTGCTGTACGGGGCCCAGGTGGTCGGGATCGCCCAGGCCCTCGATCGTCACGATCTCATCGTCCTCATGCATGACGGCGAGCGTCAGACAGGAGTTGACGCGCCGGCCGTTGATCAGCACGGTGCACGCACCGCACTGCCCGTGATCACACCCCTTCTTGGTCCCGCTCATGCGCAGCTGCTCGCGCAGCGCGTCCAGCAGCGAGGTCCGCGGATCCACCTCGAGACTCCGCACCTGATCGTTGACGTTCAACGTGATCGCCGAGAGGGGGGCCGGATCGCCCTGGCTCCGCCTCATGGCGTCCGTATCCGAAGCGCTCATCACGGCCCGCCTTCCTCACTAGGTGCGGAGGTCACCCCGGATGTGCGGCGCCACTGCCGGGCGCGACCCCGCGGCCCGTCGCCACCACCCGGGCACGCTCCCCTTTCTCCAGCGTCTCGCAAGAACGCGACCGTCGCACCGCGAGGGTTCCGTCACCGGCGGCCCATCTGCCACCGGTTCCGTATCCCGAGGGAAGTGACAGGGTGTGGTGTATCTGTCGCTTATCGTGGTCGTGTGGGCGGCCGTCGAGCTGAGTCGGCGAGAGTCGGCTGTCTCGTGTGGTGGCTGCGGGGATACAGTCCGGCCAAGGTCCGGATGGGTACCAGGGGAGGGGCTGGTGTGTTCGAGGTCGTGACGGTGAGTGCGCTCACCGCGTTCCTCACCGCGGTGGGGAACGGCGCCGCCGGGGAGATGGGCAAGCAGATGCTGCTCTCGACGGGCGCACTGGTGAGACGGACCCTGGGGCGGGAGACGCCGCTGCCGGCTACCCCGGAGGGCTGGGAGGTGCTGGCGCGGGAGATGCATACGCGCCTCAGCGGGGATCCGCGGCGTGGTGGCGAGTGGGCCATTCTGCTGCGGACCTTGCAGGACGATGACGTGGCGCTGCGTCCCGGTGCCGGACTCCCGCCCGCCACACGGGATTTCACCGACCGTCAGGCCGTCTTGCGGCGGCTGAAGCGCGAGGCGACCCGCGCCGCGGCGGGGCGGCCACGCGTCGCGCTGTTATACGGGCCGCCCGGGATCGGAACCAGCGCCGTGGCCCTCCACTGGGGCGCCGAGCAGATCGCTCAGTACCCCGACGGGCAGTTCTACGTCGACCTCCGGGATGCCGCCGGGGAGAGCGGACTGGAGCCGTCCGCCGTCGTGCTGCGCCTGCTGGGGCAGATGGGCGTCGAGCCCGAGGGGATTCCGCCCGCGGAGTCGGCGCGCGTGGACCTCTATCGCCGGTTGCTGGCCGGTCGCAGGGCGCTCGTGGTAATCGATCACGCGTCCTCGGCCGCGCAGGTCCGCGCCCTTGTCCCGGCCACGCCGGAGGCCTTCCTGCTGGTGGTCGCCTCCGGTCCGGCCTTCGCGCTGGAGGCCGAGCGCATCGAGGTGCCGCCGCTGAGCGACCGGGACGCGGTGAAGATGCTGCGCAAGGTGGCAGGCCCGGAGAAGGTGGCGCTGGCCAAGCCCCGGATGCCGTCCCTGCTCGGCCACTGCGCGGGCAACGCCTTCGCCCTGAAGGCCGCGGCGATGAGCCTGCTCGCCGAGGAGCCGCCCCTGCCGGAGGACGTGGTGGGGTCCGCGGCGCGCCATCCGGTCCACGGCATGGTGCGCAGCGCCTGTCGCCGCCTTCGGCCGGAGACGGCACGGCTGTGCCGGCTGACCGCTCTGGGCGGCTGGCCCGCGATCGACGCCCGGCTGGCGGGGGACACCGCGGCGGTCGGCCACCAGGAAGCCGCCCAGATGCTCGCCGAAGCGGCCGACGCACAGCTGGTGGAGGCCCTGGGCGACGGCCGGTACCGCTTCCGGCCCGAGGTGCGGCGCGTCCTGGCGGACACCGCCGCCCTGGAACACGGGATCCCGGAGTGCTCCGCGGCGATGTCCCGGGCCCTCGACGGGCTGCTGAACCGAGCTTTGCACGCCGCACACGCGGCGCTGCCGCAGAGTTGGCGGACCGAGCCGGCACCGGCGCGGGGCACTGCGTACCGCGACGAGGCCGAGGGCATGGCGGCGCTGCTGGCCGAGACCGGAAACGTGGTCCGGGCGGTGTCCGTGGCGGAGGAGTACCAGCACATCGACACGGCGATGCGCATGGCCCGCGCACTGTGGCCGGTGCAGCTGAAGGCCGGCTTCTGGGACGAGGTGCTGCCCGCCCTGCGGATCGCGGCCCGGTGTGCCGACCGGCATCACGCGGATTCCCGCATGGCGGGCGCGCTCCACTTCCAACTGGGCCACTGCCTGGGCGAATTGAGGCTGTGGAACGAGGCCGACCGCGCGGTGCGCACCGCCGCCGCGTGTGAACGCGCCGCGGGACACCTGCGGGGCGAGGCGTCGTCCGTGGAGATGCTGGGCCTGCTGAAACTGAACGACTGGCGGTACGACGCGGCGTACGAGCGGTTCGTCGAGGCGGAGCGCATCTACCGGCGGATCGCTCCCGGCCAGGAGGGCGCGGAGGATCTGCCACGTGCCCTCGCCCTGGCCGAACGCCACCAGGGGCGTGCCCTGCGCGGTCTGGGCCGGCTGGAGGAATCCCGCGTCCGTCTGGAGACCGCCCGCGACTTCTTCGCGGAACGGGGAGAGGCGTACAACCAGGCCCGCGCCCTCACCGACCTCGCCGAGACGCTGCACGACGCCGGCGACGACGCCGAGGCGCTGACGAAGATCGCCGAGGCCGAGCGCCTGCTCAACCCGGAGAAGGCGACTCCGCACCTGAACCATCTCGCCCGTCTGCGGCAGCGCTGCCAGACCCCGCGCTAGCGGGCACCACCGCCACCGGGTGCACGCCGCCGGCCGTGTGCACCCGGAGCGTCGTCCCACCGGGCGGCACGGCCTTGCCGCCCGCCAGCCAGGCGTGCAGCGAGGAGGCGTACGCGGCCGGGTCGGCGTCCGCACCCGGGCCCGCCTTCAGCTGGAACACGCCGTGGTCCCGGCCGCGCACCGTGCACCGGTCCGGCCCGCTCACGTACACCGCGAGCGCACAGTGCGGATGCCGGTCCAGCACCTCCGCGCTCCACTTCTCCGGGCCACCGAGACGGGGGTCGTCCGGCTGTCCCTCGCGTACGATCACGTCGGCCAGGGCCAGGTCGCCGGGGTCGCGGGTGTCCTCGTGCACGGCG
Coding sequences:
- a CDS encoding ATP-binding protein, producing the protein MFEVVTVSALTAFLTAVGNGAAGEMGKQMLLSTGALVRRTLGRETPLPATPEGWEVLAREMHTRLSGDPRRGGEWAILLRTLQDDDVALRPGAGLPPATRDFTDRQAVLRRLKREATRAAAGRPRVALLYGPPGIGTSAVALHWGAEQIAQYPDGQFYVDLRDAAGESGLEPSAVVLRLLGQMGVEPEGIPPAESARVDLYRRLLAGRRALVVIDHASSAAQVRALVPATPEAFLLVVASGPAFALEAERIEVPPLSDRDAVKMLRKVAGPEKVALAKPRMPSLLGHCAGNAFALKAAAMSLLAEEPPLPEDVVGSAARHPVHGMVRSACRRLRPETARLCRLTALGGWPAIDARLAGDTAAVGHQEAAQMLAEAADAQLVEALGDGRYRFRPEVRRVLADTAALEHGIPECSAAMSRALDGLLNRALHAAHAALPQSWRTEPAPARGTAYRDEAEGMAALLAETGNVVRAVSVAEEYQHIDTAMRMARALWPVQLKAGFWDEVLPALRIAARCADRHHADSRMAGALHFQLGHCLGELRLWNEADRAVRTAAACERAAGHLRGEASSVEMLGLLKLNDWRYDAAYERFVEAERIYRRIAPGQEGAEDLPRALALAERHQGRALRGLGRLEESRVRLETARDFFAERGEAYNQARALTDLAETLHDAGDDAEALTKIAEAERLLNPEKATPHLNHLARLRQRCQTPR
- a CDS encoding acyl carrier protein produces the protein MGMAMSSDRAVPEPLGDPGDIETELLHHLELRTGKTWSADADVFGSGGLSSLFAMELVVHLERTYGIAVRGADLQMDNFRTARSMAALVGRLRRPTVDGPGA
- a CDS encoding 2Fe-2S iron-sulfur cluster-binding protein, coding for MSASDTDAMRRSQGDPAPLSAITLNVNDQVRSLEVDPRTSLLDALREQLRMSGTKKGCDHGQCGACTVLINGRRVNSCLTLAVMHEDDEIVTIEGLGDPDHLGPVQQAFVERDGFQCGYCTPGQICSAVGMLAEVAAGWPSHATADVSAPRIALTDDEIRERMSGNICRCAAYPNIVAAIRDSAEGGRR
- a CDS encoding VOC family protein; the protein is MPPLMKLSAITLDCADPLVLAAFYQQATGLETHPKSNADFAGLLREDGLFIGFQRVDDYQAPRWPDQIVPQQFHLDFDVDDLDKAEAWLLDLGAGKPDHQPNEDRWRVLTDPAGHPFCVVARG
- a CDS encoding FAD binding domain-containing protein is translated as MRSFTYERATDTQDAVTAVARTGAKFISGGTNLLDLMKLDIEDPSHLVDISRLPLRDIEELPDGGLRIGAQTRNSDVAADARVRTRYPMLSEALVSGASGQLRNKASTGGNLLQRTRCPYFYDTAAGCNKRNPGSGCAAIGGFNRIHAILGASDSCIATHPSDMAVAMAALDAEIELLRADGSERRVAITDFYRLPGDTPHIETVLAPDEMITAVALPSPPPGRQIYRKVRDRASYEFALVSVAAIVSADQGTIGGARVAFGGVAHKPWRSVEAEAALTGRPATMATYRDAAEAAMRDAVGRGDNDFKIELAKRTLCRTLAQAARAS
- a CDS encoding xanthine dehydrogenase family protein molybdopterin-binding subunit — protein: MIGQAIQRVDGPLKVAGRAAYAYEHWEAGQPLYGFIVGATIGKGRIIGIDTEDAEGAPGVRMVMTHLNAPEQGIRDESIPFEYWRAQPVLTGPDVHYYGEPVALVVAETFEQARAAAELIEVEYAGGRGRFAFAEHEGEAYVPKTVNAGLPTDTSVGDFDAGFAGAAVKIDQLYTTPYEFSMPIEPNACLVAPRDEDLIVYVSSQIVDAAQASIANTLRIDPARIHVFSPFVGGGFGSKLGIHSETILAALAARELDHPVKVAMTRQQIFQLIGMRSTSSQRVRLGAERDGRLAAIAHDVTMHTNPDVEYAEQTAATSRSLYAAPHRLTSHRLTPLDLPRGTDVRAPGEEPGLLAVESAMDELADTLGMDPVELRIRNEPTLDPERGVPYSDRHLVECLREGASRFGWEQRPTTPASRREGRWLVGYGMAVAIRVHLQGPAAARVRLEADGTAVVQTDMTDIGTGTYTILTQVSAAGLGLSADRVRIELGRSDNPTSWGSGGSWGAANSSTAVHRACAALREKLLAEAHDDARSALRGLDPADAVFSDGDVRIGGASEPLSELVARHHPDGVAAEGETRFMGDEPNYTNYSIHTYGAHFAEVGVDADTAEIRLRRMLGVFSVGRLLNPRTARSQLIGGMIWGVGAALEEEAVVDPRSGAFVNRDLAQYLVPVNADIPDVEAVVLDGYDDKANVLGAKGIGELGICGSGAAVANAVFNATGVRVRDFPITLEKLLPGLPAMDT
- a CDS encoding aromatic ring-hydroxylating oxygenase subunit alpha; this translates as MRPHIKPLVKQLLGSREISLHTAEPADTLHAPSRPYPNGWFCLAFSDELRAGSLTTRRLAGAEVVLYRTAKGVLRAVRPQCPHLGAHLGVGGSVEGEDIVCPFHRFAFDPSGACVRTGYDQPPPKASLTQYPVCEANGGVYVWWHALGMPPQWDVPLFPMDDRQPFSHATFDIAGHPQDVIENAFDWGHLPALHGLEEVDIEGLPVTGEPVSTVTATARNTMMRGFHQSYTLTVIGLATIAARTVLPAGAGSLYVMLHATPTAPGRMQVRFGTKLELNGLPGVPDWLGRPAVMPVARLLSEVLQRVGSVDTGADLLMWHHQEHVAHPRLAKGDGPIGRYRQWAQQFYTEPSADLVPPRPEPSEVSRSEE